From the Gadus chalcogrammus isolate NIFS_2021 chromosome 18, NIFS_Gcha_1.0, whole genome shotgun sequence genome, the window CCTTCATATCAAATGAACAAACTTCCCCACTTAACTGTTGTACTGTACGAAAAagtatagagagagggagagagggagagagggagagagagagagagagagagagagagagagagagagagagagagagagagagagagagagagagagagagagagagagagagagagagagagagagaggcgtctCTCATTCTCCGGTgttattaccccccccccccccctttcccagaAGCACTTGTTGCGCAAAAGAATAGATGCGCACGTGAGTCCTGGGAGAGCAGCACTCGCGGAGGACAGACAGGACCGCGCAACAGGTGCACACGCGCCCCACGCatcactctcgctctcctctcctcacccagGACACTTTTAAAGGTAGGTGGAAAGGCGACGCATCAGCGAAACTTTCCTTTGTAGGTGATGTGTATTGCTAAATTATGTGCCTTTTTAATCCgcttattttcattttatttatgggCTGAGTTGACGGTGTTGCCTTCGCTCATTCGAATTCTGTTCCGTTTTTTCTTAGACTTTCTCGAAGTTGACGTCACGGTGAATTTGGATGATTTTTTAAAGGATTTTATTCGCCTTCGTTCCCCCGCTGCACCTCCTCCGCGACTCCATCCGTGGGGCCACAATGCCAGTTCTGATCAGCCCCGACACCGCCACCAAGTTTAAGGAGAAATGGCTGGCCGTGTACCCGGAGTCCGACCGTGGCCCCTGCACCGACTGGGTCCACCTGGACGACAGCCTGACCAGCCTCCACTGGCTTCAGAACTTCTCCATCATCCACGCGGACCCCGAGAGGGGGGGCGCCGCCTACTCAGCGGCGGCCGGCTGCCCCCCATCCTTCCAGCAGCAGAGCGCGCACCACCTGAAACAACTCCAGTACCCGCAGAGCGGCACAGCGGACCCCCCGTCCAGCCCCCCGGCCGGGGACACCGCGGCCACGGGCATGCCCCTTTACCTGGGCAGCCCCGTCACCTCCATCAGCGACTGCGCGGCGGACCCGCGGCTCGTGACCTATACGCAGACTCAGACGCGGATGAACGGCTACGGCATGGTCCAGGCGAGCGCGCCGGCCGAGGTCGACTACAAGAACAACCCGAAGGTCAAGCCGCCCTACTCGTACGCGTCGCTCATCTGCATGGCGATGCAGGCCAGCCAGCAGCCCAAAGTGACTCTGTCCACCATCTATAACTGGATCACGGAGAATTTCTGCTACTACAAACACGCAGAGCCCAGCTGGCAGGTAACCCGgtcgctcgctctcctccattATTGATGAGTTAGATAAATGGCAGGGAAGGAAAGGTGAGCGGGATCACCTGTGTTGCCTGCTATCACCAGACACCCGGCTCCCTGTCCCCATATGTCTGCTCGAACCGCGGTGGTTTGGTTGTTATTTGCGTGGTtgttttatgggggggggggggggggggacaaacagAACAGAAAACAGAATAGAAACTAGAATTATCTAGCGAGTAATAACGGCCGATTTGTGTGTATCATCTCAAGGAAGCCAATTTTCGTATTCAATCCCCGATGATGGGCATGACAAGTGTGTTGTTGTGCCAACATTTCTCTAAAACATTTCCATCTTCCGAGAGAGAGCTCTTGCAGGGTTTCATCTGAAGGGAATTGTGCTAAGTGCACCGGGGTTAGCActgcattgtttgtgtgtgtggctgcgcgcgctgtgtgtatgagtgtgtgtatgtgcatgtgtgtgcgtgtctgtctgtctgtctgtctgtctgtctgtctgtctgtgtgtgtgtgtgtgtgtgtgtgtgtgtgtgtgtgtgtgtgtgtgtgtgtgtgtgtgtgtgtgtgtgtgtgtgtgtgcatgcaaattgaatgtgtgcattgtctgtgcgtgtgtgtgcatgtgggtttgCATTGTCCTTGTGGACACGTGCACagttgggtgtgtttgtgtgcgcgcatcCAGTACACGTGCACGTGTGTTAATGAGGGTTCCTCAGAGGGCTGGCAGCTAAGCCCAGCTGATCATGTTTGAAATGCACAGAGCTGTGTTACTCGAAAGCCTCATTAGGTTCATTTGCTTTCCtatacaaacaacaacaatacaccctcctcctcccgtcaCACATTCTCTTCCCGAcaaagacgcaaacacacacacagtccattaGGTAAGAACAACCATTCAAATGTTggatttcattttttcttttcagtttATTCCTTTTATATTTGTCGTCTTCATtccatttttcttcatgacTAACTAGGTCTGGTCTTCACGTTCTTTGCTatcgtctccccccctccttccatgCCTgtggtgtatgtatgtctgtgccCAGTCCTCCGTCAGTACTCACCCTgtcccttctccttcctcctcctgtgttGTGACCTGCAGAACTCCATCCGCCACAACCTGTCCCTCAACAAGTGCTTCCTCAAGGTGCCCAGGCAGAAGGACGAGCCCGGGAAGGGGGGCTTCTGGCAGATCGATCCCCAGTACGCCGACATGTTTGTGGACGGTATCTTCAAGCGCCGCAGGATGTCCACCAAccatttcaacaacaacaacaacaacaacaacaacaacaacaccaacaacaccaacagcagcGGCAACGGCAGTCTTTACGCTCACCGGCCTGGCAAACTGGGCCGGGAAACCCCTTACCGCCGGATCCAAAATGGCTGCCTTTACCAGGGCGGGAGCGGCGGGATGActggcgacggcggcggcgtcggCGGCGGCAACAGGCGTAAACACCACCTGACGGGCAAGAGCCACGGCGGCAAGGGCGCGCAGACGCCCAAGTCCCCCCTGCTGGCGACGGAGGCGCAGCGCGGCGTGGGGGACTTCCTGCGCGGGGACTTTGACCTGGCGTCCGTGTTCGACGACGTCCTGGGGGGCAGCTGCAGCAACTTTGAGGACCTGGACATCAACACGGCGCTCAGCTCCCTGGGCTGCGAGATGGAGGCCTCCCTCCAGGCGGGGAGGCACCCCGCGGTCGGGGTCGGGGTCGGGCTGTCCGGCAGGTGGTGCGGCGAGGGCGAGCTCCAGGGTGGAGccgctactactactactactactactaccgcCGATCGAACCCCACCCGgccaccaccatcagcaccaccaccatcaccaccacccgtCGTCCTACGGCTACCTGGAGCTGAGCTGCGGCGCCAACGTGGAGGTGGGTCACGTcagcatgacctctgacctccacgtgccacaccatcaccagcaccagctgctgcagcagcagcagctccaccaggACCAGATGCTGCTGcagccccacctccacctgcagcagtTCGAGGAGGCCTCCACGCTGTTCCCGGAGCAGTCCGAGGAGGTGGTCATCCTGCCCTGGGAGGAGATCAAGGAGGAGGCCCAGGTCATCCCCCTCTCCTTGGACCAGGGCTTCGGCCTGTGCGAGGGGTTCTTTGCGGAGATGCAGCCGTGGGAACGAGTGGAGGCCTACCTGTGACCTTTGAACTcttaacagtgtgtgtggttcctcCTGATGAGAACAAGATGAGATGTTACCGCTCGCTAGGCTGGTCGTTGTCTTCGAGGGGTTGGCCGTGGCAGAACAAGAACCAATGACTCAGAACTCTGACACATGACGAGGAGAGGGCGGGGAACCGTTCTGGCTGCTGGACTGGACTTCACTGCTTTGTGAAGCTTTAGCCCTGGTGAACAAAACTCATTTTTGAGGATATTGGGAGGCTCGTTTTGGGAGGACCGGGGGTTGTGTCTTAAGCTGTCTCTCCACAACACGCACTGGGAACATCAAATGGGGTCTGAGAACCTATGGACTTCTGCTTTGCTATATTAGCATCAAACGGCGGTTTCGCTAACATGCAATGAGCTCTTTCGTCATTCATCGCTACGATCTGTACCGTTTGGCCGGCTGGAAGGTGAAACACGTCATATTTTAAAAGAGAGGTTTTAGAAAGAAGGATACAAGAGTACTTTTAATTTAAAGTTGGATATTATGAAAGCATTTCCATTTACGATACTgtcaaataaattatttattatatattctcACTGAAGTATGTATCAAACGAGCCAGTGGTTGTGCACCATTGCGGTAGAAATATGTCCTCCTGCAAGGCAAAGATGAAGGCAAAAGTGAACATGATCTTGTGGGACATTATCTAAAGATATTATGCACTTTTATAGAGGAGGTAAAGTTAAAAATAAGACTTTCTCGGAAACCTTTACTTGTTCTTTTCATAATCATCTTCTGatcttgttgttttttggatAGGGATCACTAATCCCCCTGCGGTGATGTGTGTTTGACGATTTGTACAGAACTTTTTGTTTGCCACAAACTCGCTCTCACTGCAAATCTTTTTGTTTTTCGATTTGTCCAAAGGGTTTGTTTTTGCTTTCATCTACTGgagatacataaaaaaaaaaggtaatttgCTTAATTTGTATTCCGCCAAACTGTTGAGATGAGAAATTATGCAGTTGTTGGGTGTGTTCTATTTTGTTaaggagaaagagatagatATTGAGTGAGGGTGATTGCTCTGTGTTCTGTCGCTGGGTGATGGATTTCATTGGTCTTCaaaattatttgttttgtgtacgtctttttttaatttgtaaatCTTTTTCACAAATGTGTATTTTACAGTATGTTTGAATACGATAATGTAGATTCTTATTTTGGTGTTGTTCTAGTAAAATTGATTAATGAAACGGCTATGAAATTATACTTTTAAAAGCTGGAAACTCTTCGTTGTATAAATCAATTTAACATGAACCTTTGATCTCATCCTGTTATTTatattgttgcttttttttacgATCATTCCAATAATGCAATCAATCATTCCTCAATGCAATAAAAAACTCTTGTTtaacaataaattaaataaaagtaaatgtatgAAAGCTACTTTCCAGGTCAATGTGTTTTGCGTTCTACAGTTACAGTCCACAAGGGCTGATCCACAGTATAGAACACCCTCCATCCAGAGGGAAGAAACACAGAAGAGGGAATTGCTTCTTCCCGGGCCATCTGGGAGTATAATACTGTTCCGTATAGGTACACATGTACATCTTAGAAAGTCATGACTTTAGGTTACAGGCTGCTCTGATAATCTGAGTGACTGCACTGTAAGAGAAGGCATCAGAGTCTCACATGCTAGGCAACGGCTGCCTGTTACAGTTTATAGAAGCAGCTTAGTCCTCGCGTCGGTGTAGCCGGTCAGCCAGTAGCCGTCAGACTCAGGTGGCCCAGGCGTCCGGTCATGATGTTACTCCCCAACCAGGCCATATACGAGCGTGATGAAGCACAGCCAAGATGAGGGGGAGATCGTTTTATGGGAGGGTCAGAAAGTGTTTTCCCCCCTTTGAAGACAGAGATAGGTCCCATCACCCCCACATGTGGACGTTTATTTGCACGCATGGCGGAGAGATGGTGTCTGGTGGAAGGTAGGAGACGATGCTGTGCGCAGCTCGGAGCGATTGTTTGTGTTCCTGAGACGTGTCCGCGGGGAGCTGAGTGGCTCATCACGTTGAATCACGTGGTGTTTGCATGCAGCCGGTATCTTCCTGGGTGCCTGAGTTCAttgccccctcccccacccacgcATCAGTCCCTCTCTGCGCTCCGCAGCTTTGAGAACATAATATGACAACCTACCCCGGCTCTCCTGACGGACAAACGCCATGGGGATAGACGTAAATAGTCTAAAGAGTTTACCaatgttccctctctctcactctctctctcactctctctctctctctctctcactcactctctctctctctctgtctctctctctctctctctctctctctctctctctctctctctctctctctctctctctctctctctctctccacaccccTTAGTGAGCTTGAGAGTGAAACATAGAGATATAGGCAGATAGATAGAATGAAAGAAATTAAGAAacaaggaaagaaggaaagagcaGACCCGAGTGCGTGGATCGGCTGCAAATTGCACGGGCAGAGCAAACAAACGCCCGCTCCGCACGGTGAGCTCCGGAGGGTCAGCATGCTCTCCAGAGATGGGAGGACctgcagggcgggggggggggggggggggagagagagagaggaaagtgacggagagataaagaaaaacacagagaaAGGGGCGGATAGGAACCGGATAGGGTCACCGTTGACAATGAGATGCCAGCATCAATCCAGCGACAGGCCGCAGGGGCGTCCGAGGGCGTgtgcaaagagagggagagagtgacacTGACCGGAGGGTCAGCAGGAAGGCggacatggaggaggggggaggatgtgggaggaggtggtagacGGGGGagggcaggtcaaggaggagggtttTTGTCACATCTCGATCAGACTGGTAGTCGTAGAATAGACATATTGTAATCTCAAAGCTATCTTGGATTTCGAAAGGCAGACTGAAGTCCATGCAGGAGTCAGTTCATTTGTTTTGGTCATCGTGTTATAAAGAGGAAATCCTGAAAGAATGGAAAGTGCTTTGTGAGACATTACGGTCGACAGTAGTCAGGCAGCGTTCCCCGTTTTGCCTTAATGATTTAGAGCAGTAATAGAAAAACGCTCTCCCTTGCATTTAGAACCACACAACAGTTTTAGAAGAGGGGTTGTGCATACTTTCTACTTTACATTGTTCTTATAGCCCTTTATTTACGACCCAACCGTTTGAATTTCACCTCTACTCTTCATCTCTTGGCCAATGGCTGTGCACATACATATGTGTGAATGTTTTTTAAGTATAGGTATATGATCTTTTCTAAGAAACAATATAATATGTCGGTTTTTTTATCGCTTTTTATCCGTATAAACCTGAAGAACATTATGATTGTAATGAAAGGCTTCCAGCTCCATCATTTGAAGCCATTTCCACAGGTTAAATCACCTGCGGAGAGACTATAATAGTCAGTATAGCCGAGGCACCTGGGTGAGCTGTGCCCTCCCTTCAGCACACCAGAGACCCTGTTTGACTTAGCTTCCACACGGGACCTAAGTCCTTCACACACTTTAGATAAGGACCTGGGTTCCTAGTGAAGCTGGTTGCCCCTTCAACCCAGGCCCCCAGAGATTAACCGTGGACTGAAACAGGGATTGAAGTTCTGGCTCAATCACTGAGCCCTTCCAAACTCTTTCTCGTCTCGTGCAGTGGTTTGACGTGGGTATTTTTAGGCCTTAACTCCTGACACAAAGAACAACAAAAGACACGCAGCTAGCCACCCAGGTGGTCCCAGGACGTATGACGTATTTAGCCGCTGTAGAAATGCACTTTAAAACCTCCAGCACTTCACACGTTATGTACAAACCGCGGCCCCGGGCACCAGGCACGCTGTTCCATTTGAAATCTCTTTTTAATGAATACGTGGAGGAAAAAAGGGGTGAAGTGCGGCTTATCCCGTCGCTTGGCCCGTGCCCCCCAGCTGGGGCAGGTCATGTGTGGAGATCCCCGAGGGATTCGGTTGAATAGCTGGGATTCCTAGGTGGCGCAAGGACTACAATGCTGCAATATACACTACACAATTATAGTTTGGACTATAAAACTACAGCTGTGACTACACAACTATAGCTGGGACTGCACAACTACAGCTGGAACCGCACAACTACAGCTGGAACCGCACAACTACAAGTGGGAACTACAAATCTACAGCTGGGACTTCAAAACTACAGTCGGGTCTACAGTTTTACAGCCGGGACCTCAAATCTACAGCTAGCACTACAAAACTACAGCTGATCCCTCCAAACTACAGCTGATCCTTCAAAACTACAGCTGAGGCTACAATACTACAGCTTGGGCTACAATACCACAGCTGGGACTACAATACTGAAGCTGGGGCTACAATACTACAGCTGGGACTACAATACTGAAGCTGGGGCTACAATACTGAAGCTGGGGCTACAATACTACAGCTGGGACTACAAAACTAAAGCTGATCCAGCAAATCTACAGCTGGGACTACAAAAGTACTACAACTACTAAATCGATAACATCTGCAACCACGGGGACCACAGATCTACAACTGTCCAAACAGAACAGGGCTACAACAAATGTAGGGATCATTCCATGTTTATGCTGTAGCCCCTAAGTCTCCTTCAGCCCagtctccagcagcagcagagggggATGAAACGTATGCAGGGAAGAAATCACTGTGAAGGTCGGGCAGGCCTGATGgagagtgtttgtctgtgtgtgtattctccccgtctgtcggtctctctcgccccctctctcctttctcttagtgtgtttgtgtgtgtatgcggacGTTTGCTTGCggccatgtgtgtctgtttttgtgtgtgtatgtgtgtgttcgtgtgagtgtgtgtgtgtgtgtgtgtgtgtgtgtgtgtgtgtgtgtgtgtgtgtgtgtgtgtgtgtgtgtgtgtgtgagcacataCTGTATGCAAGTGATCTTATGTGAACTTCTGCTGCTTCGGCTGCTTGTGTCTTTTGCAGCTGTGCGTGCTTAtttgcgccacacacacacacacacacacaaaggcacacacacaaaaaacacacacacaggttttgtGTGTAcctacatgacacacacacaccgtgtttgtgtcccctcctcccccccccgcggccccccccccccccccatcgggtgtctttgtctgtgtgtgcgccccccctgatgagtgtgtgtgttcaagggTGAAGGGTGCCCAGCAGATAAGACTATCTCAGTGGAGCCAGAGCCCTGTTGTTCCATTCAgagccccggggggggggtgaggctggATCCGCCCAGCAGGCGGACctgccaggaccaggacccagcGGGGGGGCGCAGGCCTGAGGATCCACACCGCTCAGCTCCCCCTGACCTCACTTGCCCCCGTGCCGTAATTAAACGGACCGCAGGCCGGGTCGCATTCATCCGCCGCTCAGAGGAAACAGGTTGTCATGGCGATTCAACTGTTCCGATTATTGGACGTGGGTCGCATCAGTTGGGTCGATTCCGGCGGAgccgtgcgcgcgcgtgtgtgtgtgtttgtgtgtgcgtgtgcgtgcctgcgtgtgcgtgcccgtctttgtgtatgtgtgtgtgagagcgcgcgtgtgtgtgtgtgttttcatcctGTGTGTTGACCTCAGCCCTGTGAGTCACTGGCGGTGTTTGAGTGctcacgggtgtgtgtgtgtgtgtgtgcacagaaaagcagagagagagagagagtgagagagagagatgagagagagagagagagagagagagagagagagagagagagagagagagagagagagagagagacagacagacagacagagttacAGACAGGGGAGGTTACAAGGGGCGGCATGTTTTACGTTTTATTGCGCCCCTGGCACCCTCTGGACCAGCTCAGATTAGACCAAGGAACAAACAAACTTTCCCAGCCAGCAACCATCACCCAGataccccacctccaccaccagcaccactggtagtggtggtggtggtggtggtggtggccccTGCTTTCTGCTCCGTAGACAGATAGGGGACGTGAGGGATGAGGGGGCTGCATGCTGGGAAGGGGTCTTACTGATTAGACACCTCACAGCGCCCCAAAGCAGGGAAAACACCCCCTAAGCCTGTTTTATGATCCCAGAGAGACCCCTGAATGAGAGTTATTACGAGCACAGATAGTGGCCGGGTCCGAGTCGGCCCCAGTATTAGCatgaagattaaaaaaaaagcatttaaaCCCTAACCCCCACAGGCTCACATAAACTCATAAACCACACAGTGCCCTGTGGGAGTGCGTGTGGATGACGGCTGCTttactgattggactctggggctgagtgaggctgcacacctgttgtgcattaagaaatcagtgtgcacaggttaaaccagccattaccacacacacactcagggagagatctcCTGTATGGCAACAATTGTCATGTATCATTTTCTGCAACCCTACAATGAACCGAATTCCAACCACGACCCTTTGTCTTTATCCGGAGGAGCCCAGTTGAAgtcatctgtgcgtgtgtagcaGGCACATTGCTACATACTCTTAAGCCCACAGGTACCCATAACCCCTATACCCACAAGTCACCTACTGGTATCTTAGAACCCTAAACTCAC encodes:
- the foxj1b gene encoding forkhead box protein J1-B; the protein is MPVLISPDTATKFKEKWLAVYPESDRGPCTDWVHLDDSLTSLHWLQNFSIIHADPERGGAAYSAAAGCPPSFQQQSAHHLKQLQYPQSGTADPPSSPPAGDTAATGMPLYLGSPVTSISDCAADPRLVTYTQTQTRMNGYGMVQASAPAEVDYKNNPKVKPPYSYASLICMAMQASQQPKVTLSTIYNWITENFCYYKHAEPSWQNSIRHNLSLNKCFLKVPRQKDEPGKGGFWQIDPQYADMFVDGIFKRRRMSTNHFNNNNNNNNNNNTNNTNSSGNGSLYAHRPGKLGRETPYRRIQNGCLYQGGSGGMTGDGGGVGGGNRRKHHLTGKSHGGKGAQTPKSPLLATEAQRGVGDFLRGDFDLASVFDDVLGGSCSNFEDLDINTALSSLGCEMEASLQAGRHPAVGVGVGLSGRWCGEGELQGGAHHHHHHHPSSYGYLELSCGANVEVGHVSMTSDLHVPHHHQHQLLQQQQLHQDQMLLQPHLHLQQFEEASTLFPEQSEEVVILPWEEIKEEAQVIPLSLDQGFGLCEGFFAEMQPWERVEAYL